Genomic DNA from Corylus avellana chromosome ca4, CavTom2PMs-1.0:
GATCGATGAACTTAACAAGGTGATCAACGCCACATTGGAAGTCATTGAGTCCATCTTTCAGTTGCAGAGGCTATCGATGATCTATGATACAAAAGATGTACCAGCATTATCATCTGCCAGGGGCCATATCTCAGTGGACGTCTTCTGGGCTACCACAACTATTGTAGCTTGCACGACTCAGATGTGTTGTATTAAAAGTGATGAGTAAGTTGAACAcataatatatttgtttattgGCTAACTTATAGGCCTTCTATATAAATGTGTTGGCAGAAAAAAATAGTTGAACACATAATATATTTGTCTGTTGAATCTAATGCAAATGCTCGTGGTTGCTTGATTTCAGGGAGAAGACACAAAAGTTATCGCCCTTTGCCAACAAAATCAACTCCACCCTAGTCTTTCTAAAGACGCGGATCGAAACTTGCTATAAACAAATAGGTGAATTTTTATTCATAAGGAGCACATCCAATATAATGACTTAAAATATGCAACAATACTGAGAAATTGTTTCTTGTTTACCACAGAGCAAATCAAAGCTTATAAGCAACTCAAGAAAATCATCCGTACACATACCGAAATCATGGAGGTTTTGAAGGAGTTGATTTTTGCCAAGGATAATTTGCAGGAAATTTTTTATGGTTCTACAAAACAACGGGTCAGTTGTATTAGCATACTTTTCAAAAAAGCtttctcaattttttaacatataaaatTGCTTCAATAATGATTAAGACGGTAAATCGGCTGGGTCGATCGTCTCTTTTCCAATCTTGGTCGAAAGATTTGCATTCATCAATGTATACTTGACTATAGTCATGGTTACACCCCATAACAATTTGTTGGCTGGATTTTCCAGCAAGACACACTCCAAGGGCAGTAGATTAAACAAGGGAAACACAAGAGAATAAGAAGAACAACTTGCTGCAGAAATTCTGCAGAAAATGAGcaaaaagcaagagaaaaaacaggggaaaaaaCAGGGAGAGAAAGAGCTTTTTCTAAAGAGAGCTTCTAGCTCTTTTCcggttctgtttttttttcttatgcaGCTACACAATACAAAAGACAAGAGAAACTTTTTACAAAAAGAGTTCTAGAACCACACACGTGGCttcacaacacacacacacatttcaTCTACTACAAACTAGAGTTTaataaacacaaccaaaaagcCCATTAGTTTCTAACACAATTGCATGCAATAGTTGAATATTATGGCAATTCATGATCTAATTAATTATGTGCAATAgctatataaagaaaaatatatataattcttaattttcataattGTGTTGCACTAACAGGTTAGCATCGAGGTGCTAAGAAAGAATAATGTTCTATTGTTCTTTTCCGGCCTGGACATCTCCACTGATGACATCTTGATTCTAAAGTCAATCGATGATGGAATAAGGACGAAAGATCAGTATAAAATTCTATGGATCCCAATTGTAGAGAAGTGGACCGATGAGCTGAAAATGAAGTTTGAGACATTGCAGTCTAAGATGTCGTGGTACATAGTGCAAACTACTGAACCGATAGTAGGCATAAGGTTTATTAAGGAGGAGTGGAAATTCGAGAATCAGCCTATCCTTGTCGTGATGAACCCACAAGGGCAGGTGGAGCACACGAATGCACTCCACATGATTCGAGCGTGGGGAATGAAGGCCTTCCCTTTCACTAAAAAGTTTGAAGAACAGTCGTTGGTGGTGAAGGAATCGAATTGGTTCGGAGATATAATGGTTGGAATTGATCATCCAAATTTGCAAGAATGGGTaaagtcatttttttaaaaaaaaatttaaatgcatataCGTACATTCATAAAACATTAACATGCACACACTTTCTCATTGCAAAATTCATAACGTGCATTCAAATGAAACTTGAGGTTTGACATATCTTGTACATTCAGATCAAAGAGGAgaagtatgttttcttctatGGAGGCAAGGACAACGAGTGGATCCAACAATTTGTCAGGAAAGCAACTTCCCTAGCAAataataaggaaacaaatatttCCATAAATTTTCTTTGCTTAGAAAATGGTAAGAAAGGGGAGAATGACGTCAGGATCCGAGGGCAATTCTGGAGCAAAATAGAAAGCCTTTTCTTCTCCGCCAAGACTTACAAAGAGACCGAACAGAACACTGTAATGCGAGAAATCCAAAAGTTGCTTTCCTTCAAGAATGAGAGTGGATGGGCTATACTGAGCAAAGGGTCTAAAGTGGTGGTCAGTGATATTGGAACGAAAATTTCCAAGGCCTTGGATGACTTTGAAAAAGAGAAGGGGAATGTGCGTGATATGGGCTTTGacacttttttcaaaaccaagCTTGATCAAGGGGATCACCCTTGCTGCAGTGTTGACATCCCATTCATTGCTGGAAATATTCCTAATCAAATGAAGTGCCATCATTGTCTCCGTGTCATGGAGACCTATCTCAGTTTCAAGTGTTGCCACATTAATTGACGGTGCTATGAACGCACTGCATTAGTTGGAAACCTCTCTCTATATATCtactaattaatatatatctcTACCAATAAATGGCGTCTGTACTAAGTTGTAATAAATATCACTAGTAGTATGATGAAGTTggtgtgtaatatatatatactacaataAAAGCACATCTTGATTGCGTTTGAAGTCTGTTTTTATACATGACACTCTTGCTAATTGTTAAGGATGACTACCATAACCACTGgtcttcagttttttttttttttttttgatcttgTTGTACTATTTGCTACAAGTAGGAATGTGTATGGGTTTTGCCAAGCTGGTTGAACATCATGCGAGCTGAAAATGCTGGTTCGAGTATGGCTCGAACCAATCGTTCTCAAGTACTTTCTGGGCAAGAAACGAGACTTCTCCTCCAAGCCAGGCTGCCAAGGGAGGAGACCAGCACCTCCTTGCCTCCCTTCTCCTCCCCCTTCAATTCCTTAATTAGTGACCTATTTGCTCGCAAAACTAGCCTCCTAGAGCGTCGGGAAGAAGTGGAGACGTGAGATAAGTCCGAGATTGACGTTCTCTGTCAATTCCTAAGCCATAGTTGTGTTCTTTCCATCAGTTTTCTCAAGGTAAAACTTACAAATTTTGCATAtccaaagttttcttctaaaatcATTCTTGAATATattgtttgattgtttgaatGATGTAGATTAATTGAGAtgaatcattttaaaaataatatatgctCTATATATACAATGGTTTTCGAAGaaaatagtttatattttacatgattcttatgtttgattttttctaaataaaagtTATGATCTTAGCTGACATGTTTGTGATTTTATGCATTCAATCAACGTTTTAAATAAACACACCCGCGTACACTCAGCactaatttattttatgattgcATGTATTGATTTGTAGGGTGGGCACAGGTCAAATGAGGTCGGGTATTGGGAATTTTTGGTACCCGCCCCATAGCTTGCAGGTATTAAAAATGAGACCCACAACCCGGCTATAATAAACAATATCGgcgggttttgggttttgaaggcTGGGCGGGGCGGGGTGGGGCAGGTGATGCGGGTTTGTGCAGTTGACACGGGTTTGGAACCCAAGAGAGCTACAAACGAGACTgctagagagagagggagagggagagagccgcaggagaaagagagagggagagaggcgcTGATGAGAAGGAGGCGCaaaggagaaggaagaagaagaagaaaaaagagagaggtgCTGGCAACGGAGTGCATTATAATTCCTTCAATCCCTACGAGTCTTATCTCTACTCTTTCTCAAGTGTTTCAATGAGAGAATATAGATGTTCAGTTTATGTGGAGTTCATGCTGGTCTTTTAATTACTTCGTAGTACAAGTCTGGATTGTGAGTTTATTTAAGAGGAAGTAATTAATGGAATAAAGTACTGGAGCAGAGAAATATTTTGTGGCATTAAATTAgcataaatattttaaagtatatttcagcaaaaaaaaaaacttttacatcACGGAGATAATgttatttacaaattaatggCTTTAAAATTACATGTTACGATGTATATAGTACGTTTCTAAACAAGCTTTCTTTAACATTATAATTTGACAGAAAGTTTAACCCAAGTTAATTATTGGAAACCTAGAAGGTCTAAACAAAATTATTCAGAGTATAATCTTGTATCCCAAAGATATGCACAATGAATTCAATGATGTAAGttaaatatcaaattttaaatcaaaagagAGGTTCGAACATCATATGAGTTTTCTGGCAGAAAAAAATAGctattaaaacaataaaataagaaaaatttaaaattctctATACCGATCTTGTCAAACAATACATTGggatgaagaaagaaaatttcctaaaattaataaataaagtccTTTGTCTTTCTGATATTTTAGGAAAGAGAAAtaattggtgtcaatatttctcccatctcatcttataaatcaacaATTGATTTATGGACTTATGTAAACTCTACACAAGTCAAAGGTAGATtatacaaatctaatggttgatgtATAGAATTTATAGGAGAATATGTGAGAAATAtagacaaattattgacactaaTCATTTCTCATTACGAAATGAGCTTTTAAATTTGgaattgcaaaatatatatatatatataaccggttttatgagatgagttagtcccacaaatttttttatgatatcAAAACCTACTACAAGATAAATGGGGCCTACACCACTTATCTCGTGACAAGGACGAGGAAAAATACTAGCATGCACGTGATGGAGGGTAttgaggaataatctcacattgcatGTGGACAAAACCTTACGCATATTTATAAAGAATAGGCAACCCCTCTCCCATGGAactggttttatgagatgagttaggcctaAGAATTTCTGCATGGTATACtgcatattaaatcaccacttttcCCATAAGTATAAGCTAATAGGaacagataaatttaatcacttaatcattactttaaaaCTCCCCCCTTATATATgtgctcaaactcccttttaataagtaaagctcaacacatgaaatatttaatttaaatggggagTGATTTGAAGGAATCAAGATTCAATCCTATGATCTTTTGCTTTGacatcatgttaaattaccacgtATCCCAAAAAGCTTAAGTGGAtatgaagagataaatttaatcacttaagtATTAATTTAACACTCTCTCTCAcgtatgggctcaaactcccttttaataggtgaggccaacacatgaaatatttaatttaaatggagaatgatttgacggagtcaaagtTTGATGTAGATCAGAATGCTTGGGATTACATGAGGAAGACCCAAGCAGATGTAAGTGTGAAGGCGCCCAGAGGATTCATGCCAAGGAGGGTCATGACAAGATCACAAATGCATGCGGACGCTGAAACCTGTCCGAACGAGGGAAGCAGTCGTCCAGACGTGAGTGAACCCGAGAGCCTGGTCCAGAGCTTGTTTGACGTACATCCGGACGAGTCCAAACCTAAGAGCCTCGTCTGAAGTTCTCCCCCGAAACTCGTCTAGACCCCTATGTtattttattgctttatttccCTTCCCGTCCGGACGGCGTTATGTCCCGTTCGGACAGCCACTGCTATTTATTGTGTTTAGGTTTAGGACTCTTGGGGGccataaatacatgcttataatctTGAGAACGTAGCTATTGATTTTTATTCAGTTTTCTTCAATaggaatactcagagttgagtttcttcataattttccttcaaaccctagatagCATGTAGTGTTTAGagaagaattctttgatttgttgataatctcacaatcttaggaatatttatcccttctacttgctgtaTTTCTAGCCTATCACGATTCTACGTTGCATCAAGGTTCGATTCATAatctttggctttgatactatgtGAAACTAcgacttatcccaaaagcttaaactgatataaagagataaatttaatcacttaatcattactttaacattatCTAGTAAGGAatctaaaatgaagaaaataatcaCCTTCTAAATAACAAGCTCAGTCGGATGGAGAGTCAAAGAAAAatggggtaacttcactttatcCCTGAAATAACGCGCCTTTTGCAAATACCCCTCTAATGTTTAAtacctctcactttggtgtatcgatcttttaatttttttttccaattacccTCATTCTATTAGAAATtggagttaaatcaaacggtagaATGAGtaaaaagacctttatacccttgaaattttaaaaaatttcaaatttacccatattttttaataaaaaattattattatcattattatatatattttttataaaaaaaaaaaaaatgtgaccCATGGTTGGTCACCAAGTGACCCTCCGGTTGGGTTCACTGAGTGACCCAACGGTGTGGGTCAGCAAGTGACCGTCCGGTGGCTCACTTGGTGACCCACGGCGGTGGGTCACATTGGCGACCCACGGCGGTGGTCACCAGGTGACCCAACGtagggtcacttgtgacccacACCATGGGTCACCTAGTGACCCTCCTTTGGGGTCACTTATGACCCACtgtgggtcacttttttttctttttttttttaataataataataatatgaa
This window encodes:
- the LOC132179600 gene encoding protein SIEVE ELEMENT OCCLUSION B-like; protein product: MNEICATHVHDDETFDSESLFIIAGNILKRATHIADKVLKGSQSHQENLEEKVPKANSEEKVPKANFKPPLCTLNQLFAEMACQAPGDQGIAYKTTKSILTKLSSYSWETKVVLTLAAFSFEYGNFWHLAQSSDQLAKSVGILKRVPEGLQKYKNSIDELNKVINATLEVIESIFQLQRLSMIYDTKDVPALSSARGHISVDVFWATTTIVACTTQMCCIKSDEEKTQKLSPFANKINSTLVFLKTRIETCYKQIEQIKAYKQLKKIIRTHTEIMEVLKELIFAKDNLQEIFYGSTKQRVSIEVLRKNNVLLFFSGLDISTDDILILKSIDDGIRTKDQYKILWIPIVEKWTDELKMKFETLQSKMSWYIVQTTEPIVGIRFIKEEWKFENQPILVVMNPQGQVEHTNALHMIRAWGMKAFPFTKKFEEQSLVVKESNWFGDIMVGIDHPNLQEWIKEEKYVFFYGGKDNEWIQQFVRKATSLANNKETNISINFLCLENGKKGENDVRIRGQFWSKIESLFFSAKTYKETEQNTVMREIQKLLSFKNESGWAILSKGSKVVVSDIGTKISKALDDFEKEKGNVRDMGFDTFFKTKLDQGDHPCCSVDIPFIAGNIPNQMKCHHCLRVMETYLSFKCCHIN